In Vanessa cardui chromosome 6, ilVanCard2.1, whole genome shotgun sequence, the following proteins share a genomic window:
- the LOC124530594 gene encoding rho GTPase-activating protein 100F isoform X1 translates to MQWRKLTRLKSSPGGQSRARRMLCCGRRKENGRAAPDLTASPGRAPPGPAQPSRANHAPPCVLQPDFRKVSGVSNEIFRQIEMVENDHDATTAAALEAVERRGEMIVRILELRQVGRNNIEAAKKFFSLQDARHIVQLVEIVKRPGQTLGLYIREGDGGARTDGVFISRIALESAVYNSGCLKVGDEILAVNLVDVRRMSLDDVVIIMSIPRRLLLCTRQRKGKSGPGSPSLPRPEHKPPPVVVLKRDCRDDDDRDRDRVDGLYSQHGTLRSTGGPGSSVRPVGDGREERSRMQLGALSPDSTPLDLYYNSRPPSDHSTWSYRPPPPVITEQPKSSATHFVPYERSYPNTLESLAEKVHSFYPESGSTRFGGRVPRSGSEQQLPRAETHSDFGRHSLLRSSLKASAAGPASSLSRYGQRYGGVGMTGSGLPSSLTGTGLGGTGLGGPGLPSGLSSTGLSGLTGSSLVGSGLTGSGLGTGLSGTGLSSTLGAGYGTTGLGLPSYGSKFGTTRRNRSLDYSSDTEATAPTRTPYYSGLSGYRSSTLGRDIGSKFNSLPRDVRGTGQRLGLSRRAGSVLQDEPEPLSSRLDLRSSRGRLPSSPSVFTSDEYRAWLSRAPSTSALYETLRPRLPTHYSAENIHDALKNMESGSRFGSSLGLAARRIERPRHLPARSLSSQQLGPTAGGSPSARRVRQLLELGSKFNCPNPSPVPTPGSRHQRHLDINPNEFLKYKVDKPGAGGLSTSMTGLSRISGGVSGMLWVHLLAGRGLRPAPSGSSPGSPPSGPLAPPQPPVAPRDLYCVLECDRVHKARTVVRTGELQFDWDESFELELVDNRQLDVLVYSWDPQHRHKLCFRGAVTLPDLLTRSPSHQLAIKMEPRGTLYMRVRHTEPHELFRRRPAAPRLAPPPLFGAELETVVARELRPPHAPPVPLVVRRCVEEIERRGLDIIGLYRLCGSANKKRILREAFERNARGVELTPDSVPDINVITGVLKDYLTELPQPLFSRCLYQMTLDALGVCLPDDKEGNARLMASIVECLPRAARATLVFLLDHLALVVAAQDRNKMSPQHLAVAMAPPLMLQSQPPAEMDYQRPIHVLQCLLQIWPPPKRSVRRGEPATGPRGNRVSASPVASATLPQGRVPPSVSPYRHQAGASAASPPPALSARPVADRSPPAHVLSSVRAGQYRPQSPLRGPLPAPPRSRQVTVSSPGSPSSSSGSHSPADTIKHGGSVSSILRQPERASSPRASPRHSPRASPRESPRSTPRDPTPRATTPREFVSREMREGGSREGTPREGPSREGTPREGSSRESPRSAIPGTSAGLAVTLNSGAPSPRYSSTNPFLQQYDAEEEAEAWRAADIFSSTSTHT, encoded by the exons GAGAATGGCCGCGCGGCGCCGGACCTGACCGCTTCGCCGGGCCGCGCGCCGCCCGGCCCGGCGCAGCCTTCGCGCGCCAATCATGCGCCGCCCTGCGTGCTGCAGCCGGATTTCAGAAAG GTATCGGGTGTCAGCAATGAAATATTCAGGCAAATTGAAATGGTTGAAAATGATCACGACGCCACTACGGCCGCGGCGCTCGAG gcAGTGGAGCGACGCGGTGAGATGATAGTACGGATTCTTGAATTGAGACAAGTTGGCAGAAATAATATAGAAGCAGCTAAGAAGTTCTTTTCTCTGCAA GACGCACGCCACATAGTTCAACTAGTGGAGATCGTCAAGCGCCCTGGTCAAACCTTGGGCCTTTACATCAGAGAGGGAGATGGCGGTGCAAGGACGGATGGAGTATTTATATCCAGAATAGCTTTGGAATCGGCAGTATACAACAGTGGGTGCCTGAAGGTTGGGGATGAGATCCTGGCCGTCAACTTAGTTGATGTCAGGCGAATGTCACTTGACGATGTAGTGATTATTATGTCGATACCACGGCGACTGTTACTATGTACTAGACAAAGAAAAG GGAAATCTGGTCCTGGGTCACCATCGTTACCACGCCCTGAGCACAAACCGCCACCAGTTGTGGTGTTGAAACGTGACTGCCGGGATGATGATGACAGAGATCGAGATAGGGTCGACGGACTTTATTCACA ACACGGTACTCTGCGTTCAACGGGAGGACCTGGAAGTTCAGTGCGACCCGTTGGTGATGGCAGAGAAGAGCGAAGTCGTATGCAGCTCGGAGCATTGTCACCTGATTCAACTCCGCTAGACCTGTATTATAATTCACGACCACCATCTGATCATTCAACGTGGAG TTATCGTCCACCGCCACCTGTTATAACGGAACAGCCGAAATCATCTGCAACACACTTTGTTCCCTATGAACGATCGTATCCAAATACATTAGAGAGTCTAGCGGAAAAGGTACACTCATTTTATCCCGAAAGTGGAAG tacTCGTTTCGGAGGCAGAGTGCCGCGATCGGGTTCCGAACAACAGTTGCCAAGGGCGGAAACACATTCTGATTTCGGACGTCATTCGTTACTTCGATCTAGTTTGAAGGCATCTGCTGCGGGACCTG CTTCCAGCTTGTCTAGATATGGACAGCGTTATGGTGGAGTTGGCATGACTGGTTCTGGTCTACCGTCTAGTCTTACAGGTACTGGTTTAGGAGGAACTGGCTTAGGAGGACCTGGTCTACCATCTGGATTATCATCCACTGGCCTAAGTGGTTTAACAGGTTCTAGCTTGGTAGGTTCAGGCTTGACAGGTTCAGGACTTGGGACTGGATTATCGGGAACTGGATTGAGCTCGACTCTTGGAGCAGGTTATGGAACTACAGGATTGGGACTACCATCTTACGGCAGTAAATTTGGAACTACTAGAAGGAATCGCAGTTTGGATTACTCGTCTGATACAGAAGCTACTGCTCCAACAAGAACTCCGTATTATTCTGGATTAAGTGGATACAGAAGTAGTACTCTGGGAAGAGATATTGGATCGAAGTTTAACTCATTACCGAGAGACGTTAGAGGAACTGGTCAACG attggGTCTGTCACGACGCGCAGGAAGTGTTCTACAAGATGAGCCTGAGCCTTTATCTTCGAGATTAGACTTACGCTCTTCCAGAG GTCGATTGCCTTCTTCTCCCTCAGTGTTCACTTCTGACGAATATCGCGCGTGGTTGTCTCGGGCCCCATCTACAAGTGCGCTGTATGAAACGCTTCGTCCAAGACTGCCTACACACTACTCAGCTGAAAACATACATGATGCTCTTAAAAAT ATGGAAAGCGGCAGCCGCTTTGGTTCATCGCTCGGTCTGGCCGCACGTCGCATCGAAAGACCTCGTCACTTACCAGCGCGCTCACTATCATCCCAGCAGCTCGGCCCTACAGCCGGTGGATCACCATCAGCTCGACGCGTCAGACAATTGCTTGAATTGGGATCTAAATTTAACTGCCCTAATCCCAGCCCTGTACCGACACCAGGCTCAAGGCATCAGCGTCATCTAGATATCAATCCTAATG AGTTCCTAAAGTATAAAGTAGACAAACCAGGCGCAGGAGGTCTTTCTACATCGATGACCGGATTATCACGCATATCTGGAGGCGTATCTGGAATGTTGTGGGTTCACCTGCTCGCCGGTCGAGGGTTGCGTCCAGCACCATCTGGATCTTCACCTGGATCACCGCCATCTGGACCTCTAGCTCCACCACAACCTCCAGTGGCACCCCGTGATCTGTATTGTGTATTAGAGTGCGACCGCGTTCATAAAGCACGTACAGTG gTACGAACTGGTGAGCTTCAATTTGATTGGGACGAGTCGTTCGAGTTGGAACTTGTCGACAACCGTCAGCTTGATGTGTTGGTGTACTCCTGGGATCCACAACACAGGCATAAATTGTGCTTCCGAGGAGCTGTCACACTGCCTGATTTACTAACTCGTTCACCATCACACCAACTTGCGATAAAA atGGAGCCCCGGGGTACTCTCTATATGCGAGTTCGTCATACAGAGCCACACGAGCTGTTTCGGCGCCGGCCTGCAGCACCACGCCTAGCGCCACCGCCACTGTTCGGTGCGGAGCTGGAGACTGTGGTGGCACGGGAGCTACGACCACCACATGCACCACCGGTGCCGTTAGTCGTGAGACGGTGTGTGGAAGAGATAGAAAGACGTGGCTTGGATATTATAG GACTCTATCGATTGTGCGGTTCCGCAAACAAAAAACGTATACTGAGAGAAGCTTTTGAGCGCAACGCTCGTGGTGTAGAACTGACTCCAGACTCAGTCCCTGATATCAATGTTATCACTGGCGTATTGAAGGATTATTTAACGGAGCTACCGCAGCCACTGTTTAGCCGTTGCTTATATCAAATGACCTTGGATGCTTTAG GTGTCTGTCTCCCAGATGACAAAGAAGGCAATGCTCGTTTAATGGCATCTATAGTTGAATGTCTGCCTCGTGCTGCCCGCGCTACCTTGGTCTTCCTTCTTGACCATTTGGCCTTGGTAGTGGCTGCCCAAGACCGCAATAAAATGTCACCTCAGCATTTGGCAGTGGCGATGGCCCCACCTCTAATGCTGCAGTCACAACCACCAGCGGAGATGGACTATCAGCGCCCGATTCACGTCCTTCAATGCCTCTTGCAGATTTGGCCACCTCCGAAACGTTCAG TTCGGCGCGGCGAGCCAGCAACCGGGCCGCGTGGAAACAGAGTCAGTGCGTCGCCAGTGGCCTCAGCCACCCTCCCCCAAG GCCGAGTTCCGCCCTCAGTCAGTCCATATCGGCATCAAGCGGGAGCATCAGCAGCATCTCCGCCGCCAGCTCTCTCGGCTCGGCCCGTGGCCGACCGCTCGCCGCCCGCACAT GTTCTCTCATCAGTCAGGGCCGGCCAATATCGTCCGCAGTCGCCTCTTCGAGGCCCTCTGCCCGCTCCTCCTCGCTCCCGTCAGGTGACAGTATCGTCCCCCGGTTCGCCCAGTAGCAGTTCCGGGAGTCACAGTCCAGCTGACACTATCAAGCACGGCGGATCCGTTTCGTCGATACTGCGGCAGCCGGAGCGGGCGAGCTCGCCTCGTGCGTCCCCGAGACACTCTCCTCGAGCCTCTCCTCGCGAGTCGCCTCGCAGTACTCCACGAGACCCGACTCCAAGGGCGACAACGCCGAGGGAGTTCGTTTCGAGGGAAATGCGCGAGGGTGGGTCGCGCGAGGGAACACCGCGCGAGGGACCATCCCGCGAAGGCACGCCCCGGGAGGGAAGCTCGCGCGAGTCGCCACGCTCTGCTATTCCGGGCACGTCGGCGGGGCTGGCGGTGACGCTGAACTCGGGCGCGCCGAGCCCGCGCTACAGCTCTACCAACCCTTTTCTGCAGCAGTACGACGCGGAGGAGGAGGCGGAGGCGTGGCGCGCCGCTGATATCTTCTCCTCGACATCCACGCACACATAG
- the LOC124530594 gene encoding rho GTPase-activating protein 100F isoform X2, which translates to MQWRKLTRLKSSPGGQSRARRMLCCGRRKENGRAAPDLTASPGRAPPGPAQPSRANHAPPCVLQPDFRKVSGVSNEIFRQIEMVENDHDATTAAALEAVERRGEMIVRILELRQVGRNNIEAAKKFFSLQDARHIVQLVEIVKRPGQTLGLYIREGDGGARTDGVFISRIALESAVYNSGCLKVGDEILAVNLVDVRRMSLDDVVIIMSIPRRLLLCTRQRKGKSGPGSPSLPRPEHKPPPVVVLKRDCRDDDDRDRDRVDGLYSQHGTLRSTGGPGSSVRPVGDGREERSRMQLGALSPDSTPLDLYYNSRPPSDHSTWSYRPPPPVITEQPKSSATHFVPYERSYPNTLESLAEKVHSFYPESGSTRFGGRVPRSGSEQQLPRAETHSDFGRHSLLRSSLKASAAGPASSLSRYGQRYGGVGMTGSGLPSSLTGTGLGGTGLGGPGLPSGLSSTGLSGLTGSSLVGSGLTGSGLGTGLSGTGLSSTLGAGYGTTGLGLPSYGSKFGTTRRNRSLDYSSDTEATAPTRTPYYSGLSGYRSSTLGRDIGSKFNSLPRDVRGTGQRLGLSRRAGSVLQDEPEPLSSRLDLRSSRVFTSDEYRAWLSRAPSTSALYETLRPRLPTHYSAENIHDALKNMESGSRFGSSLGLAARRIERPRHLPARSLSSQQLGPTAGGSPSARRVRQLLELGSKFNCPNPSPVPTPGSRHQRHLDINPNEFLKYKVDKPGAGGLSTSMTGLSRISGGVSGMLWVHLLAGRGLRPAPSGSSPGSPPSGPLAPPQPPVAPRDLYCVLECDRVHKARTVVRTGELQFDWDESFELELVDNRQLDVLVYSWDPQHRHKLCFRGAVTLPDLLTRSPSHQLAIKMEPRGTLYMRVRHTEPHELFRRRPAAPRLAPPPLFGAELETVVARELRPPHAPPVPLVVRRCVEEIERRGLDIIGLYRLCGSANKKRILREAFERNARGVELTPDSVPDINVITGVLKDYLTELPQPLFSRCLYQMTLDALGVCLPDDKEGNARLMASIVECLPRAARATLVFLLDHLALVVAAQDRNKMSPQHLAVAMAPPLMLQSQPPAEMDYQRPIHVLQCLLQIWPPPKRSVRRGEPATGPRGNRVSASPVASATLPQGRVPPSVSPYRHQAGASAASPPPALSARPVADRSPPAHVLSSVRAGQYRPQSPLRGPLPAPPRSRQVTVSSPGSPSSSSGSHSPADTIKHGGSVSSILRQPERASSPRASPRHSPRASPRESPRSTPRDPTPRATTPREFVSREMREGGSREGTPREGPSREGTPREGSSRESPRSAIPGTSAGLAVTLNSGAPSPRYSSTNPFLQQYDAEEEAEAWRAADIFSSTSTHT; encoded by the exons GAGAATGGCCGCGCGGCGCCGGACCTGACCGCTTCGCCGGGCCGCGCGCCGCCCGGCCCGGCGCAGCCTTCGCGCGCCAATCATGCGCCGCCCTGCGTGCTGCAGCCGGATTTCAGAAAG GTATCGGGTGTCAGCAATGAAATATTCAGGCAAATTGAAATGGTTGAAAATGATCACGACGCCACTACGGCCGCGGCGCTCGAG gcAGTGGAGCGACGCGGTGAGATGATAGTACGGATTCTTGAATTGAGACAAGTTGGCAGAAATAATATAGAAGCAGCTAAGAAGTTCTTTTCTCTGCAA GACGCACGCCACATAGTTCAACTAGTGGAGATCGTCAAGCGCCCTGGTCAAACCTTGGGCCTTTACATCAGAGAGGGAGATGGCGGTGCAAGGACGGATGGAGTATTTATATCCAGAATAGCTTTGGAATCGGCAGTATACAACAGTGGGTGCCTGAAGGTTGGGGATGAGATCCTGGCCGTCAACTTAGTTGATGTCAGGCGAATGTCACTTGACGATGTAGTGATTATTATGTCGATACCACGGCGACTGTTACTATGTACTAGACAAAGAAAAG GGAAATCTGGTCCTGGGTCACCATCGTTACCACGCCCTGAGCACAAACCGCCACCAGTTGTGGTGTTGAAACGTGACTGCCGGGATGATGATGACAGAGATCGAGATAGGGTCGACGGACTTTATTCACA ACACGGTACTCTGCGTTCAACGGGAGGACCTGGAAGTTCAGTGCGACCCGTTGGTGATGGCAGAGAAGAGCGAAGTCGTATGCAGCTCGGAGCATTGTCACCTGATTCAACTCCGCTAGACCTGTATTATAATTCACGACCACCATCTGATCATTCAACGTGGAG TTATCGTCCACCGCCACCTGTTATAACGGAACAGCCGAAATCATCTGCAACACACTTTGTTCCCTATGAACGATCGTATCCAAATACATTAGAGAGTCTAGCGGAAAAGGTACACTCATTTTATCCCGAAAGTGGAAG tacTCGTTTCGGAGGCAGAGTGCCGCGATCGGGTTCCGAACAACAGTTGCCAAGGGCGGAAACACATTCTGATTTCGGACGTCATTCGTTACTTCGATCTAGTTTGAAGGCATCTGCTGCGGGACCTG CTTCCAGCTTGTCTAGATATGGACAGCGTTATGGTGGAGTTGGCATGACTGGTTCTGGTCTACCGTCTAGTCTTACAGGTACTGGTTTAGGAGGAACTGGCTTAGGAGGACCTGGTCTACCATCTGGATTATCATCCACTGGCCTAAGTGGTTTAACAGGTTCTAGCTTGGTAGGTTCAGGCTTGACAGGTTCAGGACTTGGGACTGGATTATCGGGAACTGGATTGAGCTCGACTCTTGGAGCAGGTTATGGAACTACAGGATTGGGACTACCATCTTACGGCAGTAAATTTGGAACTACTAGAAGGAATCGCAGTTTGGATTACTCGTCTGATACAGAAGCTACTGCTCCAACAAGAACTCCGTATTATTCTGGATTAAGTGGATACAGAAGTAGTACTCTGGGAAGAGATATTGGATCGAAGTTTAACTCATTACCGAGAGACGTTAGAGGAACTGGTCAACG attggGTCTGTCACGACGCGCAGGAAGTGTTCTACAAGATGAGCCTGAGCCTTTATCTTCGAGATTAGACTTACGCTCTTCCAGAG TGTTCACTTCTGACGAATATCGCGCGTGGTTGTCTCGGGCCCCATCTACAAGTGCGCTGTATGAAACGCTTCGTCCAAGACTGCCTACACACTACTCAGCTGAAAACATACATGATGCTCTTAAAAAT ATGGAAAGCGGCAGCCGCTTTGGTTCATCGCTCGGTCTGGCCGCACGTCGCATCGAAAGACCTCGTCACTTACCAGCGCGCTCACTATCATCCCAGCAGCTCGGCCCTACAGCCGGTGGATCACCATCAGCTCGACGCGTCAGACAATTGCTTGAATTGGGATCTAAATTTAACTGCCCTAATCCCAGCCCTGTACCGACACCAGGCTCAAGGCATCAGCGTCATCTAGATATCAATCCTAATG AGTTCCTAAAGTATAAAGTAGACAAACCAGGCGCAGGAGGTCTTTCTACATCGATGACCGGATTATCACGCATATCTGGAGGCGTATCTGGAATGTTGTGGGTTCACCTGCTCGCCGGTCGAGGGTTGCGTCCAGCACCATCTGGATCTTCACCTGGATCACCGCCATCTGGACCTCTAGCTCCACCACAACCTCCAGTGGCACCCCGTGATCTGTATTGTGTATTAGAGTGCGACCGCGTTCATAAAGCACGTACAGTG gTACGAACTGGTGAGCTTCAATTTGATTGGGACGAGTCGTTCGAGTTGGAACTTGTCGACAACCGTCAGCTTGATGTGTTGGTGTACTCCTGGGATCCACAACACAGGCATAAATTGTGCTTCCGAGGAGCTGTCACACTGCCTGATTTACTAACTCGTTCACCATCACACCAACTTGCGATAAAA atGGAGCCCCGGGGTACTCTCTATATGCGAGTTCGTCATACAGAGCCACACGAGCTGTTTCGGCGCCGGCCTGCAGCACCACGCCTAGCGCCACCGCCACTGTTCGGTGCGGAGCTGGAGACTGTGGTGGCACGGGAGCTACGACCACCACATGCACCACCGGTGCCGTTAGTCGTGAGACGGTGTGTGGAAGAGATAGAAAGACGTGGCTTGGATATTATAG GACTCTATCGATTGTGCGGTTCCGCAAACAAAAAACGTATACTGAGAGAAGCTTTTGAGCGCAACGCTCGTGGTGTAGAACTGACTCCAGACTCAGTCCCTGATATCAATGTTATCACTGGCGTATTGAAGGATTATTTAACGGAGCTACCGCAGCCACTGTTTAGCCGTTGCTTATATCAAATGACCTTGGATGCTTTAG GTGTCTGTCTCCCAGATGACAAAGAAGGCAATGCTCGTTTAATGGCATCTATAGTTGAATGTCTGCCTCGTGCTGCCCGCGCTACCTTGGTCTTCCTTCTTGACCATTTGGCCTTGGTAGTGGCTGCCCAAGACCGCAATAAAATGTCACCTCAGCATTTGGCAGTGGCGATGGCCCCACCTCTAATGCTGCAGTCACAACCACCAGCGGAGATGGACTATCAGCGCCCGATTCACGTCCTTCAATGCCTCTTGCAGATTTGGCCACCTCCGAAACGTTCAG TTCGGCGCGGCGAGCCAGCAACCGGGCCGCGTGGAAACAGAGTCAGTGCGTCGCCAGTGGCCTCAGCCACCCTCCCCCAAG GCCGAGTTCCGCCCTCAGTCAGTCCATATCGGCATCAAGCGGGAGCATCAGCAGCATCTCCGCCGCCAGCTCTCTCGGCTCGGCCCGTGGCCGACCGCTCGCCGCCCGCACAT GTTCTCTCATCAGTCAGGGCCGGCCAATATCGTCCGCAGTCGCCTCTTCGAGGCCCTCTGCCCGCTCCTCCTCGCTCCCGTCAGGTGACAGTATCGTCCCCCGGTTCGCCCAGTAGCAGTTCCGGGAGTCACAGTCCAGCTGACACTATCAAGCACGGCGGATCCGTTTCGTCGATACTGCGGCAGCCGGAGCGGGCGAGCTCGCCTCGTGCGTCCCCGAGACACTCTCCTCGAGCCTCTCCTCGCGAGTCGCCTCGCAGTACTCCACGAGACCCGACTCCAAGGGCGACAACGCCGAGGGAGTTCGTTTCGAGGGAAATGCGCGAGGGTGGGTCGCGCGAGGGAACACCGCGCGAGGGACCATCCCGCGAAGGCACGCCCCGGGAGGGAAGCTCGCGCGAGTCGCCACGCTCTGCTATTCCGGGCACGTCGGCGGGGCTGGCGGTGACGCTGAACTCGGGCGCGCCGAGCCCGCGCTACAGCTCTACCAACCCTTTTCTGCAGCAGTACGACGCGGAGGAGGAGGCGGAGGCGTGGCGCGCCGCTGATATCTTCTCCTCGACATCCACGCACACATAG